From the Anaeromyxobacter dehalogenans 2CP-1 genome, the window CGATGGCTGCGCCACCCCGAGGTTCGCGAGGGCCTGCGCCGAGAAGTTCAGGTGCGCCAGCGGCCCCCACGCCTGGGCGTCGGAGGGCCAGGCGAGGATGGCGACGGCGGCGGCGGCGAGGGTGGCGGGGAGGAGCAGGCGGAGCAGCTTCATCGGGGTTCGATTCTAGGTTTCGCGCGGCCGCGGCCGCAACGCGCGGTACCTGTTTTTTCGAGGGGTCAGGTGGGCGAAGCGCGTTCAGGGGAGGCGGTGTCGGACGTGGCGGCGGAGCTGGCGCGGCACCTGCGCTGGCTGGAGGCCGCCGGCGTGCGGGAGGTTCCCGTCCCGGTGCTGGCGGTGGAACCGCCGGCGCCGGCTGCGCATGCCCGGCAGGCCGGGCCAGCGGCCGAGCGCGGCGCCTCCGCCGGCCGGGCCACGGCGTCCCCCCCTCCTCCTGGTCAGCAGGCCCCACCTGCGGGACCCCGGGAGGCGCCCGCCCGCACGCCTGCGCCCGTGGCGCCCGCCCCGGTCGCCGGCGCCCACCGCATCGGGGAGAAGGGCTGCGGGAGCGCGGCGCTCGTCCAGGTCCGCGACGCGCTCGGCGACTGCCGCCGCTGCAAGCTCGCCGGCGGCCGCACCACGCTCGTGTTCGGGGTGGGGAACCCGCAGGCCGAGCTCGTGTTCGTGGGCGAGGGGCCGGGCGCGGACGAGGATCGCGAGGGCGAGCCGTTCGTCGGCAAGGCCGGCCAGCTCCTCACGAAGATGATCCAGGCGATGGGGTACCAGCGCGAGCAGGTGTACATCGCGAACGTGGTGAAGTGCCGCCCGCCCGGGAACCGCAACCCGGAGCCGGACGAGATCGAGGCCTGCGAGCCGTTCCTGCGCGCCCAGCTCGCCGCGATCCGGCCGCGCGTGGTCGTCGCGCTGGGCAAGTTCGCGGCGCAGACCCTCCTGCGGGACACGACCCCCATCACCCGGCTCCGGGGCCGCTGGCGCGAGTACGAGGGCATCCGCCTCATGCCGACGTTCCACCCCGCCTATCTCCTGCGCAGCCCCGAGGAGAAGAAGAAGGCATGGGAGGACCTGCAGCTCGTCATGAAGGAGCTGGGCCAGCCGCCGCCCGGGAGGTGAGCATGCGCCTCGGCGAGATCGCTCGCGCCACGAGATCCGCCGTTCCCCGCCGCGCCCGCGCCGCGCTGCCGCTGCTGTGCGCCGGGCTCCTCGCCGCCGGCGCCGCCGCGCGCGCCACCGGGGCCGCCGCGCCTCCGGCGTCCCCGGCCGCCAGGCCGGCGCGGGTCCTGTCCGCGACGGTGAAGGGGCCCATCACCGGCGGCACCGTCGAGTACCTCGAGGCGGCCCTGGCGCGCGCCCGCACCGGCGCGTTCGCGGCGCTGGTGGTGACGCTCGACACGCCCGGCGGCCAGCTCGACGCGACGCGCGAGATCGTCCAGGCCATGCTCGCCACCGAGGTGCCGGTGATCGTGTGGGTCGGCCCGGCCGGCGCGCGGGCCGGCTCGGCCGGCGTGTTCCTCACGCTCGCGGCCGACGTGGCCGCGATGCACCCGACCTCCAACATCGGCGCGGCGCACCCGGTCACCGGCGCGGGCCGCGACGTGGCCGAGGAGGCCGGGAAGGACATGGCGAAGAAGGTGGAGAACGACACCGCCGCCTTCGCCCGCAGCGTCGCGGCCGCCCGCGGGCGGAACGCGGACTGGGCCGAGAAGGCGGTGCGCGAGAGCGTGTCGGTCACCGCCGAGGAGGCGCTCCGGCTGAAGGTGGCGGACCTGGTCGCGGCCGACCTCTCCGAGGTGCTCGCGAAGGCCGACGGGCGGAAGGTGGGCCAGGGGGCCTCGGCGCGCGCGCTCCGGGTGGCCGGCGCGGCGATCGAGCCGTACGAGCCGACGGTGCGGCAGCGGCTGCTCGGGTTCCTCGCCGACCCGAACGTCATGGCGATCCTGATGCTGGTGGGGATGCTCGGGATCGCGGTCGAGTTCTACCACCCCGGCATGATCTTCCCGGGCGCGGCGGGCGGCTTCTGCCTGTTCCTCGCGTTCCTCGCCATGCGGGTCATCCCGGTGAACGTGGGGGCGGTGATCCTGCTCCTCACCGGCGTGGGGCTGCTGGTGGCGGAGGCGTACGTCACCGCGCACGGGCTGGCGGGGCTGGCCGGCGCGGCGTGCCTGGTGCTCGGGACGCTGTTCTTCGTGAACACCTCCGCGCCGGGCGACTGGTTCGACCCCGGCGCGCTGCGGCTGTCACCCTGGGTGATCTGGCCCACGCCGGCCGCCCTGGCGGTCCTGCTCGCGTTCATGGCCTGGAACATCGCGCGGGTGCGGCGCGCGCCCTTGCGCCTGGGTGCGCCCGGCCTGGTGGGCGCGGCCGGCGAGGCGCTCTCCGAGATCGGCCCGGCCGCGGGCGAGGCGTTCGTTCACGGTGAGTACTGGCAGGCCCGCAGCGCCGCGCCCATCCCGAGCGGCGCCGCGGTGCGGGTGGTGGCCGTGGAGGGGCTGACGGTCACGGTGGTGGCCGCCGCGCCCGGGAAGGGCTAGAACGGAGCGCACGCGCGCCGCTCACCCGGGGTGACGCCGCGCAGGGAGGAAAGCATGCCGCTCCTCGGAGTCGCCGTCCCCGTCGCGCTGGTGGTCATCTGGTTCCTGTCCGGCGTCCGGATCGTGAACGAGTACGAGCAGGGCGTGGTGCTGCGGCTGGGGCGCTTCGCCGGGATCCGCACCGCGGGCCTGAAGTGGATCGTCCCGTTCATCGACCGGATGATCATCATCGACATGCGCATCACGGCCGAGCAGGTGCCGCCGCAGGACGTGATCACGCGCGACAACGTGTCGGTGAAGGTGAACGCGGTCATCTACTTCCGCGTGCTGCAGGCCGACCGGGCGTTCCTCCAGGTCACCGACTTCCTGTTCGCCACCAGCCAGTTCGCGCAGACCACGCTGCGCTCGGTGCTCGGCCAGGTGGAGCTCGACGACCTGCTCAGCCAGCGCGACAAGATCAACCGGCAGCTCCAGGAGATCATCGACCGGCACACCGAGCCCTGGGGCGTGAAGGTGACCGCGGTGGAGGTCAAGCAGGTGGA encodes:
- a CDS encoding uracil-DNA glycosylase, with protein sequence MAPAPVAGAHRIGEKGCGSAALVQVRDALGDCRRCKLAGGRTTLVFGVGNPQAELVFVGEGPGADEDREGEPFVGKAGQLLTKMIQAMGYQREQVYIANVVKCRPPGNRNPEPDEIEACEPFLRAQLAAIRPRVVVALGKFAAQTLLRDTTPITRLRGRWREYEGIRLMPTFHPAYLLRSPEEKKKAWEDLQLVMKELGQPPPGR
- a CDS encoding NfeD family protein, translating into MRLGEIARATRSAVPRRARAALPLLCAGLLAAGAAARATGAAAPPASPAARPARVLSATVKGPITGGTVEYLEAALARARTGAFAALVVTLDTPGGQLDATREIVQAMLATEVPVIVWVGPAGARAGSAGVFLTLAADVAAMHPTSNIGAAHPVTGAGRDVAEEAGKDMAKKVENDTAAFARSVAAARGRNADWAEKAVRESVSVTAEEALRLKVADLVAADLSEVLAKADGRKVGQGASARALRVAGAAIEPYEPTVRQRLLGFLADPNVMAILMLVGMLGIAVEFYHPGMIFPGAAGGFCLFLAFLAMRVIPVNVGAVILLLTGVGLLVAEAYVTAHGLAGLAGAACLVLGTLFFVNTSAPGDWFDPGALRLSPWVIWPTPAALAVLLAFMAWNIARVRRAPLRLGAPGLVGAAGEALSEIGPAAGEAFVHGEYWQARSAAPIPSGAAVRVVAVEGLTVTVVAAAPGKG
- a CDS encoding slipin family protein; translated protein: MPLLGVAVPVALVVIWFLSGVRIVNEYEQGVVLRLGRFAGIRTAGLKWIVPFIDRMIIIDMRITAEQVPPQDVITRDNVSVKVNAVIYFRVLQADRAFLQVTDFLFATSQFAQTTLRSVLGQVELDDLLSQRDKINRQLQEIIDRHTEPWGVKVTAVEVKQVDLPDEMRRAMAKQAEAERERRSKVIAAEGEYQAAEKLGQAADVIARSPGALQLRYLQTLVEISAEKNSTIVFPLPLDIVKPFMDAAARLPGGPRTEG